Proteins encoded within one genomic window of Citricoccus muralis:
- a CDS encoding ABC transporter substrate-binding protein has product MSNATSGIGRRRFLQWAGAGLVTAAAVPMLSGCAGPGTDESTLRLGAMFPVTGPNALLGEESWRGVRIAADLRNRQGGIAGKEIELIFADIPDVAAAASEARRLVFNQNTKLGLGAYSSSLGLAASEVFARTGNAYVELGAVSEAITARGYDNVFRMNPTARDMTIRHMDFIENYLADQLGKPVSELNVVMLHEDSSYGQSIIDLAAEEAQAIGLTNFRGEAYSATSTDLSSTVLRLRQMSPDIVLAVSYAADAVLLARQIRDNNVKLGAFIGTGGGHSLRSFYDSVGSLTDGVYDVDFAQIHINPDYTPGIDEFVESYHERFGSDPASGHSMANYSGANLVFDILERAGGNDDPDTFRAAAQSMSLPPASTTAGWGYQLDENNQNTRGEMYVMQWNDGNLETVWPPEAAVREPQMITPFGL; this is encoded by the coding sequence ATGTCCAACGCAACATCAGGGATCGGACGCCGCCGTTTTCTGCAGTGGGCCGGAGCCGGGCTGGTCACAGCCGCGGCGGTCCCCATGCTGTCCGGCTGCGCCGGGCCCGGAACAGACGAATCGACCCTTCGGCTGGGCGCCATGTTCCCCGTTACCGGGCCCAATGCGCTGCTCGGGGAGGAATCCTGGCGAGGAGTTCGTATCGCCGCAGACCTGCGTAATCGTCAGGGGGGTATTGCCGGTAAAGAGATCGAGCTGATCTTCGCCGACATACCCGACGTGGCTGCCGCGGCATCTGAAGCACGGCGGCTCGTGTTCAACCAGAACACCAAGCTGGGGCTGGGCGCATATAGTTCTTCGCTGGGACTAGCAGCATCTGAGGTCTTCGCACGCACCGGTAACGCGTATGTAGAGCTGGGCGCCGTCTCGGAAGCCATCACCGCGCGCGGATACGACAACGTCTTCCGCATGAATCCGACGGCCCGTGATATGACGATTCGCCACATGGATTTCATTGAGAATTACCTTGCCGACCAGTTGGGTAAACCGGTTTCGGAGCTCAACGTCGTCATGTTGCACGAAGATTCCTCGTACGGCCAGTCCATTATCGACTTGGCGGCGGAGGAAGCCCAAGCGATCGGTCTGACAAATTTCCGTGGCGAAGCTTATAGCGCCACCTCAACGGACCTTTCATCCACTGTGCTGCGCCTGCGGCAGATGAGCCCGGACATCGTCCTGGCGGTCTCCTACGCCGCGGACGCGGTGTTGCTGGCGCGCCAGATCCGGGACAACAACGTCAAGCTCGGCGCGTTCATCGGCACCGGCGGCGGACACTCTCTGCGCAGCTTCTACGATTCAGTGGGGTCACTGACGGACGGCGTATATGACGTCGACTTTGCTCAGATTCATATTAACCCGGACTACACCCCGGGCATTGACGAATTCGTGGAAAGCTATCACGAGCGTTTTGGCAGCGACCCGGCCTCTGGGCACTCGATGGCGAACTATAGCGGAGCCAATCTTGTCTTCGACATTCTCGAGCGCGCCGGTGGAAACGATGACCCGGATACATTCCGCGCTGCAGCGCAGTCGATGTCATTGCCTCCCGCCTCGACCACGGCCGGGTGGGGTTACCAGCTCGACGAGAACAACCAAAACACTCGTGGGGAGATGTACGTCATGCAATGGAACGACGGAAATCTTGAAACCGTGTGGCCGCCGGAGGCCGCCGTTCGCGAACCCCAAATGATCACGCCGTTCGGCCTGTGA
- a CDS encoding GntR family transcriptional regulator: MTDRLRAEILAGEFTPGQRLGQELLASRFNASRMPVRTALRQLEAEGLVTTVAHSGAWVSKLDRFEFEQVYKMREALEPLAIAESLLHLTAEQLDEIGAIAEQLHEATLPQVKIEEFLELDRKFHLLTYAGVQYEPLRLQVERLWNTTQHYRRALSYRLDQSRAQMTDHDHALILDAVRRRDQEAARALVRLHINRTRQTISESVEIFT; encoded by the coding sequence GTGACCGATCGATTGCGTGCTGAAATTCTGGCGGGGGAATTTACCCCAGGGCAGCGCTTGGGTCAGGAGTTGTTGGCGTCGCGGTTTAACGCGTCCAGAATGCCTGTCAGAACGGCGTTGCGTCAGCTCGAGGCGGAAGGGCTGGTCACGACGGTCGCTCACAGTGGGGCGTGGGTGTCGAAGCTGGATCGTTTCGAATTCGAGCAGGTCTATAAGATGCGCGAGGCTTTGGAGCCGCTGGCTATAGCGGAATCGCTCTTGCATCTCACTGCGGAGCAACTTGACGAAATTGGCGCGATTGCTGAGCAATTGCATGAGGCGACGCTGCCGCAGGTGAAGATCGAGGAGTTTCTGGAGCTGGACCGCAAGTTTCATCTGCTCACCTATGCCGGGGTGCAGTACGAGCCTTTGCGCTTGCAGGTTGAACGGCTGTGGAACACCACGCAACATTACCGACGGGCGCTCTCTTATCGGTTGGACCAAAGCCGTGCGCAGATGACGGATCACGACCACGCTCTCATCCTTGACGCTGTGCGTCGACGTGACCAGGAAGCAGCGCGAGCACTGGTTCGACTGCACATCAACCGTACTCGGCAGACGATCTCGGAGTCGGTGGAAATCTTCACCTAA
- a CDS encoding dihydrolipoamide acetyltransferase family protein, which produces MTFITGSIAPHEILGCHRSANPFFPFDRISEDSTEKLRTPSMASIITLPAIVADAADAVVQSWLVAVGDTVSRGQAVADIETEKATVELEAEASGTVSRILVEAGSTVHVGAPILLLSDGSETNEELEAFLSNAAAPNEPQSDSTDADADAHAPTQPAPGAPPEPANSVAEAPRILISPLARRRARERGIDISTVTGSGPGGRIIRRDVENAVSTAHVDQVNNVVHEESGDSSFDRVELTPMRKAIARRLTESKTQVPHFYVSVDIDMDALLELRAKINTSLAADIERGSRSKVSVNDLCVKALGLALRDVPEANVAWGGDHVRHFRQADIAVAIATDGGLLTPVVRQVESLSISALTETLSDYKQRAVSGKIRQQELEGGTFSLSNLGMFGTKEFSAILNPPQAGILALGAAEKRAVVRTDQLHIATQMTATLSADHRAIDGAVGAQLLAAFKQRLENPLGLLV; this is translated from the coding sequence ATGACGTTCATCACGGGTTCGATCGCGCCGCACGAAATCTTGGGCTGTCACCGAAGCGCTAATCCATTTTTTCCTTTCGACCGGATTTCCGAAGACAGCACAGAAAAGCTGAGGACACCTTCCATGGCAAGTATCATCACCCTCCCCGCCATCGTGGCGGACGCAGCCGACGCCGTCGTGCAGAGCTGGCTCGTGGCCGTCGGCGACACCGTATCGCGAGGCCAGGCTGTGGCCGATATCGAAACAGAAAAGGCCACCGTCGAACTCGAAGCAGAGGCTTCCGGAACGGTGAGTCGGATATTGGTCGAGGCCGGTTCGACGGTCCACGTCGGTGCCCCCATTCTCCTGCTCTCCGACGGGTCAGAAACCAACGAGGAACTGGAAGCATTCCTCTCCAACGCGGCGGCACCGAACGAGCCGCAATCAGACTCTACGGACGCTGATGCTGATGCTCATGCACCCACTCAACCGGCTCCCGGAGCCCCTCCTGAGCCAGCAAACAGCGTTGCCGAGGCGCCACGGATTTTGATCTCTCCTCTGGCACGACGCCGTGCCCGCGAGCGCGGCATCGATATCAGTACGGTGACCGGGTCCGGACCGGGCGGCCGAATCATACGCCGCGACGTTGAGAACGCCGTCAGCACGGCGCACGTGGACCAGGTCAACAACGTCGTCCATGAGGAGTCCGGTGATAGCAGCTTCGACAGGGTCGAGTTGACCCCCATGCGTAAGGCCATCGCCCGCCGCCTGACAGAGTCCAAAACTCAGGTGCCGCACTTCTACGTTAGTGTCGACATCGACATGGACGCTCTGCTCGAACTGCGCGCGAAAATCAATACCTCACTGGCAGCAGATATTGAACGTGGCTCCCGGTCGAAGGTCTCGGTCAACGACTTGTGTGTGAAAGCGCTCGGGTTAGCCCTTCGCGACGTACCAGAGGCGAATGTTGCCTGGGGCGGAGATCATGTGCGCCATTTCAGACAGGCCGACATCGCTGTCGCCATCGCCACCGACGGCGGGCTACTGACGCCCGTCGTCCGGCAGGTGGAATCACTGTCGATCTCAGCGCTGACGGAAACACTGTCGGACTACAAGCAGCGTGCCGTCAGCGGAAAGATCCGCCAGCAGGAGTTGGAAGGCGGCACGTTCAGTCTGTCCAATCTCGGCATGTTCGGCACCAAAGAGTTCTCTGCCATTTTGAACCCTCCGCAAGCCGGGATTCTCGCTCTGGGAGCCGCAGAGAAACGCGCCGTGGTACGCACGGACCAACTGCACATCGCCACCCAGATGACGGCAACTTTATCTGCCGACCATCGGGCCATCGACGGCGCTGTCGGTGCCCAACTTCTCGCTGCGTTCAAGCAGCGCCTGGAAAACCCGCTGGGCCTGCTGGTCTGA
- a CDS encoding VOC family protein produces MPTGRGIPGLRGTDHIGFTVPDMEQAHHFLVDVIGCDFVYSLGPYPQDEELMAVRIGVHPQAQILEIRFYRCFNGSNFEVFHYDAPGQEYERPKNSDMGGHHIALYVDDLDDAVSYLRERDIDVMGEPSASSGASLGQRWVYFTSPWGMQFELVSFPEGKSYERDAEVLLWHP; encoded by the coding sequence ATGCCGACCGGTCGTGGTATTCCCGGGCTGAGGGGGACTGATCACATTGGTTTCACTGTCCCCGATATGGAGCAAGCCCATCATTTCTTGGTGGACGTCATCGGGTGTGACTTTGTCTACTCCCTCGGTCCGTACCCGCAGGATGAAGAACTGATGGCGGTGCGGATTGGCGTGCATCCGCAGGCGCAGATTCTAGAGATTCGCTTCTATCGCTGTTTCAATGGGTCCAACTTCGAGGTTTTCCACTATGACGCTCCTGGCCAGGAGTATGAGCGACCCAAGAACTCCGACATGGGAGGACATCACATCGCTCTGTATGTGGATGACCTTGACGACGCCGTGTCGTATCTGCGTGAACGCGACATTGATGTGATGGGGGAGCCGAGTGCCAGTTCCGGTGCGAGTCTGGGGCAGCGCTGGGTGTACTTCACTTCACCGTGGGGAATGCAATTCGAGCTAGTCTCTTTCCCGGAAGGAAAATCTTATGAACGTGACGCGGAGGTACTGCTGTGGCATCCCTAG
- a CDS encoding ABC transporter ATP-binding protein, protein MSANQPVLRVDSVTKRFGGVQAVGGVSLELQPQEIIGIIGPNGAGKTSFFNLVSGMFIPDEGSVHLNGQDITRMGSADRARVGIGRTFQVVRPFGGMTVVENVMVPLLVNDAKVSKAHDKARELLADLGIEHLTTTPTEALTLAQRKRVEVARALATDPKLLLLDEVLAGLNSNEVTRVLPFVKRVRDRGVAILMIEHIVSAVMEVSDRMMVLDRGQTIAEGDPETVIKDPQVVQAYLGEG, encoded by the coding sequence ATGAGCGCGAACCAACCAGTGCTACGCGTTGACAGCGTTACTAAGCGATTCGGCGGTGTCCAGGCTGTGGGCGGGGTATCCCTGGAACTGCAGCCGCAGGAGATCATCGGCATCATCGGGCCGAATGGAGCAGGCAAGACTTCGTTCTTCAATCTCGTCTCCGGTATGTTCATCCCAGACGAGGGAAGCGTGCACTTAAACGGTCAAGACATCACCCGAATGGGATCGGCCGACAGGGCCCGTGTGGGGATTGGTCGGACGTTTCAGGTGGTGCGCCCCTTCGGCGGGATGACCGTGGTGGAGAACGTGATGGTTCCCCTGCTGGTCAATGACGCCAAAGTGTCCAAAGCGCATGACAAAGCGCGTGAGCTACTCGCTGACCTTGGGATCGAGCATCTGACCACGACACCGACTGAAGCGCTGACTCTGGCACAACGCAAGCGCGTTGAGGTGGCACGCGCATTAGCCACGGATCCTAAGCTTTTGCTGCTGGACGAAGTGCTCGCGGGATTGAACAGCAACGAGGTTACTCGGGTACTGCCTTTCGTTAAACGTGTTCGCGACCGAGGTGTGGCAATCCTGATGATCGAGCACATTGTGTCGGCGGTCATGGAAGTATCCGATCGGATGATGGTGCTGGACCGCGGGCAGACCATTGCCGAGGGCGACCCCGAAACCGTCATCAAAGACCCCCAGGTCGTTCAGGCCTACCTCGGAGAAGGCTAA
- a CDS encoding SDR family NAD(P)-dependent oxidoreductase: MSTTSHPAVLPQPGAIMAVTGGASGIGFATAQLWCARGGQVVLLDLNADQMEAAIGALNRDYGPGRARGVHCDVTDKASVDAAVDSIQTVEGRLDALVNSAGIARPTPAEHTTDEDWNVVVDIHLGGTMRVSRSAFPLLAESGGAIVNLSSVASVVGMPHRLSYTTVKAGMGGLTRTLAVEWAPHGIRVNSVGPGYVDTPLNQALVDQGQLRADLIEARTPLKRFAQPVEIAEPIVFLCTSAASFITGHTLMADGGLTVDGAWYGHEQGIPNRRDS; encoded by the coding sequence ATGAGCACTACATCCCACCCCGCCGTCCTGCCCCAGCCCGGGGCCATCATGGCAGTGACCGGCGGAGCTTCAGGTATCGGCTTCGCCACCGCCCAGCTGTGGTGCGCTCGCGGCGGTCAAGTCGTGTTGTTGGATCTCAATGCCGACCAAATGGAGGCGGCCATTGGTGCATTGAATCGGGACTACGGACCCGGTCGTGCCCGTGGCGTGCACTGCGATGTCACCGATAAGGCAAGCGTGGACGCCGCCGTCGACTCCATCCAGACCGTTGAAGGGCGCCTCGACGCGCTGGTGAACAGCGCTGGCATCGCCCGTCCGACTCCTGCCGAGCACACCACCGATGAGGATTGGAATGTCGTGGTCGATATCCATCTCGGTGGCACGATGCGCGTCAGTCGTTCCGCGTTTCCGTTGCTTGCGGAGTCAGGCGGCGCCATCGTCAATCTCTCCTCCGTGGCGTCGGTGGTCGGCATGCCGCACCGACTCAGTTACACCACCGTCAAGGCAGGCATGGGAGGACTGACCCGAACGCTGGCCGTCGAATGGGCGCCACACGGTATCCGTGTGAACTCGGTGGGACCGGGCTACGTCGACACTCCGCTGAACCAGGCGCTGGTCGATCAGGGACAATTGCGCGCAGATCTGATCGAGGCGCGGACTCCGCTGAAGCGTTTCGCCCAGCCGGTGGAGATCGCCGAACCGATTGTGTTCCTGTGTACCTCGGCAGCGTCATTCATCACCGGGCACACGTTGATGGCCGACGGCGGACTCACGGTAGATGGGGCCTGGTACGGCCACGAACAGGGCATCCCGAACAGGAGGGACAGCTGA
- a CDS encoding dehydrogenase E1 component subunit alpha/beta: MPENVPLDYSTDVTQLRTTPEDWDSVDPALLESMLVEMQAIRSFEEAVLRLAGSGLVHGPAHSSIGQEGAAVGSVMALRAADGVNGTHRGHHQFIAKGLHYLRPEGYRTVDGIKGDEIVEFLQRTLQEVLGLSGGFSGGRGGSMHLQWMEAGALGTNAIVGGGVPLAAGNAWAQRHEQRQDDAGQDTGGVTVTYFGDGASNIGSTLETFNLAAAWKLPLCFFVENNHYAVSTHVDEVTAESRLALRGPGFGIRSWYVDGMDPLAVYMAQQQAVEHMRSGAGATLIEADTYRYFHQNGPFPGSAFGYRTKDEEKQWRQRDPIQRVITEMQRRDLLSDGDTRDLIQRIDETVEEIVQNLTEDDPTSERAQARRIRPELWPDPNTVDHGIRSEPDLSNEVAILDDLAHDPVTPVRFVDAIADVLHHRMSDDPGIVVMGEDIHRLKGGTNGATRGLKEAFPERVLGTPISENAFAGLAGGLALTARFKPVVEFMYSDFLFVAADQVFNQIGKARHMFGGQTSMPVVLRSKVAMGAGYGSQHSMDPAGIFATSPGWRIVAPSNAADYIGLMNSALDLDDPVLVLEHVDLYGQESTVPDRAPDYRLPVGQAAIRREGKDLTVLSYLNMVELALQASEEREDLDAEVIDLRWLDRASFDWATVGESIKKTNNVLIVEQGPLGTSYGTWVAEEIQRRFFDHLDQPVERVTGREAAPSISKVLEAAANADLDDVHHGFDRAARNLGLSPKR, encoded by the coding sequence ATGCCTGAGAATGTGCCCCTCGATTATTCGACCGACGTGACGCAACTGCGAACCACACCGGAGGATTGGGATAGCGTCGATCCGGCCCTCCTGGAGTCGATGCTGGTGGAGATGCAGGCGATTCGGTCCTTCGAAGAAGCTGTGCTGAGACTGGCTGGTTCCGGATTAGTGCACGGGCCGGCACACTCCAGTATCGGCCAAGAAGGCGCTGCGGTCGGCTCTGTGATGGCCTTGCGTGCGGCCGACGGCGTCAACGGCACCCACCGGGGTCATCATCAGTTCATCGCCAAAGGACTGCATTACCTTCGACCTGAGGGATATCGCACGGTAGATGGCATCAAAGGCGATGAGATTGTGGAGTTCCTGCAACGGACCTTGCAGGAGGTTCTCGGACTCTCGGGCGGGTTCTCCGGTGGTCGCGGCGGCTCCATGCACTTGCAGTGGATGGAGGCGGGCGCACTAGGCACCAACGCCATCGTCGGCGGCGGGGTACCGCTAGCCGCTGGAAACGCGTGGGCGCAGCGGCACGAACAACGACAGGATGACGCAGGCCAAGATACCGGCGGCGTCACCGTCACTTACTTCGGCGACGGTGCCTCCAATATCGGGTCCACGTTAGAGACCTTCAACCTGGCGGCTGCCTGGAAGCTACCGTTGTGCTTCTTTGTTGAGAACAATCACTACGCAGTTTCCACCCATGTGGACGAAGTCACCGCCGAGTCCCGGCTGGCGCTACGTGGCCCCGGATTCGGGATTCGATCGTGGTACGTCGATGGCATGGATCCCCTCGCGGTCTACATGGCCCAGCAACAAGCCGTCGAGCATATGCGTTCCGGCGCCGGCGCGACCCTGATCGAAGCAGACACCTACCGATATTTCCACCAGAACGGTCCCTTCCCGGGCAGTGCCTTCGGTTACCGGACCAAGGATGAAGAGAAGCAGTGGCGGCAACGAGACCCGATCCAGCGCGTCATCACAGAGATGCAACGCCGAGACCTTTTGTCTGATGGAGACACCCGCGACCTCATCCAACGCATCGATGAGACCGTCGAGGAGATCGTCCAGAATCTCACCGAAGACGATCCCACGAGCGAACGGGCCCAGGCTCGGCGCATTCGGCCAGAGCTGTGGCCGGATCCGAATACGGTGGACCATGGGATCCGCTCCGAGCCAGATCTTTCCAACGAGGTGGCCATCCTCGATGATCTAGCTCACGATCCTGTCACCCCTGTTCGGTTCGTGGATGCCATCGCCGACGTCTTGCATCACCGGATGTCGGATGATCCGGGCATCGTGGTGATGGGCGAAGACATCCACCGTTTAAAGGGCGGCACCAATGGTGCGACACGGGGTCTCAAAGAGGCTTTCCCCGAGCGAGTGCTCGGCACCCCCATCTCCGAGAATGCCTTTGCCGGCCTGGCCGGCGGGTTGGCGCTGACCGCCCGGTTCAAGCCCGTCGTTGAGTTTATGTACTCAGATTTCCTGTTCGTCGCCGCCGACCAAGTTTTCAACCAGATCGGCAAGGCCCGACATATGTTTGGTGGGCAGACATCTATGCCGGTCGTCCTCCGATCCAAAGTCGCGATGGGCGCGGGCTACGGGTCCCAGCACTCCATGGATCCGGCGGGAATCTTCGCCACCAGTCCCGGCTGGCGCATTGTGGCACCGTCAAACGCTGCGGACTATATCGGGCTGATGAATTCAGCTTTGGACCTCGACGATCCAGTCCTCGTGCTGGAGCACGTCGATTTGTATGGGCAGGAATCGACGGTGCCCGATCGAGCTCCCGACTATCGACTTCCGGTGGGACAAGCGGCCATCCGTCGGGAAGGGAAAGACCTGACCGTGCTTTCCTATCTCAACATGGTGGAGTTAGCGCTGCAAGCGTCGGAGGAGCGTGAGGATCTGGATGCCGAGGTGATCGATCTGCGATGGCTCGATCGCGCGTCCTTCGACTGGGCCACCGTGGGCGAGTCGATCAAGAAGACGAACAACGTTCTGATCGTCGAGCAGGGACCGTTGGGCACCTCATACGGCACGTGGGTGGCCGAAGAGATTCAACGCCGGTTCTTCGACCACCTGGATCAGCCCGTAGAACGTGTAACGGGACGAGAAGCCGCCCCATCGATCTCGAAGGTGCTCGAGGCAGCAGCCAACGCCGATCTGGATGACGTTCATCACGGGTTCGATCGCGCCGCACGAAATCTTGGGCTGTCACCGAAGCGCTAA
- a CDS encoding branched-chain amino acid ABC transporter permease — MEQMIQIVVAGLMLGGVYALIAVGLNLIFGVVKIINFAHGELVLVGMYLTWWLWLTFDLNPYLSLVIVAPVTFLLGVLIQQFLVGPMINSSPLMKIFLTLGLSVFLQNLALFMFGGQFRTVNVPWAEQNLTILGISVTYGRVTAFLVALLLVFGLFYLMKRTLTGKVLNAIVEDRETAGTIGIPVRRYYLLAMGLGVGLAGVAGSLIIPFQAAYPLAGAHFTLMAFVVVVLGGLGNMGGALVGGLILGVVETLTGTYLDPGLQQVAVFIVFIIVLIVRPQGIFGGAARNAEVGLK; from the coding sequence ATGGAACAAATGATTCAAATCGTGGTTGCGGGCCTGATGCTCGGTGGTGTGTATGCGCTCATCGCCGTCGGCCTGAATCTGATCTTCGGCGTGGTGAAGATCATCAACTTCGCCCATGGCGAGCTCGTGCTCGTGGGTATGTACCTGACATGGTGGCTCTGGCTCACTTTTGATCTGAACCCGTATCTATCCCTGGTCATCGTGGCACCGGTGACGTTCCTCTTGGGAGTTCTGATCCAGCAGTTCCTAGTGGGGCCGATGATCAATTCATCCCCGTTGATGAAAATCTTCTTGACGCTGGGTCTGTCCGTTTTCCTGCAGAACCTCGCACTCTTTATGTTCGGAGGGCAGTTCCGCACGGTCAACGTGCCGTGGGCGGAACAGAACCTCACGATCCTGGGGATCAGCGTGACCTACGGACGCGTCACCGCATTCCTCGTCGCCCTGCTCCTGGTTTTCGGACTGTTCTACCTGATGAAGCGTACCCTCACGGGCAAAGTCCTCAACGCGATCGTCGAGGATCGCGAGACCGCTGGAACCATTGGCATCCCCGTTCGTCGGTATTACCTGCTGGCCATGGGACTCGGTGTTGGACTGGCCGGTGTAGCCGGAAGCCTCATCATCCCGTTCCAAGCTGCCTACCCACTCGCCGGTGCACACTTCACGCTGATGGCATTTGTCGTGGTCGTCCTCGGCGGCCTTGGAAACATGGGAGGCGCCCTGGTGGGCGGCCTGATTCTCGGCGTCGTCGAAACATTGACCGGAACCTATCTCGACCCGGGCCTGCAGCAGGTCGCAGTGTTCATTGTCTTTATCATCGTGCTGATCGTGCGCCCTCAAGGCATCTTCGGTGGCGCGGCCCGTAACGCGGAGGTGGGCCTGAAATGA
- a CDS encoding SDR family oxidoreductase, producing the protein MERFPRGALETSLKSQKSDPFQRQGSEAHVSTDLFSLQGKRILVTGGGRGLGRALAEGLHNAGGQIALVSRTPEQVDAAARSIGSRAVGLPGDVGTEDPAKLLDRVESVLDGPVDVVLHAAGIQHRQPAEEFDRSAWEQLLHVNLTAPFLLSQEIGRRQLVDGRHGSHIFIGSVTSRNFVPNVAAYMATKSGIDGVTRSLSGEWSGSGVRANAIGPGYFRTEMTEPLFRDKERYQKMLDRIPMGRFGNPEELVGAAVFLASDAASYVTGQMLMVDGGWTTY; encoded by the coding sequence ATGGAGCGTTTCCCCCGTGGTGCGCTTGAGACGAGCCTGAAAAGTCAGAAGTCGGATCCATTCCAACGACAGGGAAGTGAAGCGCACGTGAGTACAGATCTCTTCTCGCTTCAGGGAAAGCGAATTCTCGTGACAGGCGGTGGCCGTGGCCTCGGACGTGCTTTGGCTGAGGGTCTCCACAACGCAGGCGGGCAGATCGCCTTGGTCTCTCGGACTCCAGAGCAGGTTGACGCTGCAGCCCGCAGCATCGGGTCTCGGGCAGTGGGCCTGCCCGGCGATGTGGGAACGGAAGACCCTGCAAAGCTGTTAGACCGCGTTGAATCGGTCCTGGACGGTCCCGTCGACGTGGTTCTGCACGCCGCAGGAATTCAGCACCGGCAGCCAGCCGAAGAATTCGACCGCTCTGCTTGGGAGCAGTTGCTGCACGTGAATCTGACGGCACCGTTCCTGCTTTCACAGGAAATTGGACGGCGCCAGCTGGTGGATGGCCGCCACGGCAGTCACATTTTTATTGGCTCGGTCACGAGCAGAAATTTTGTTCCCAACGTCGCCGCGTATATGGCGACTAAATCTGGCATCGACGGAGTGACACGCTCCCTCAGCGGTGAATGGTCCGGTTCCGGTGTTCGAGCCAACGCCATTGGCCCCGGCTACTTCCGCACCGAGATGACTGAGCCGCTCTTTCGAGACAAGGAGCGCTACCAGAAGATGCTCGACCGGATCCCGATGGGACGCTTCGGCAACCCAGAGGAACTCGTGGGGGCCGCTGTCTTTCTGGCGTCTGACGCTGCGAGCTATGTCACGGGCCAAATGCTGATGGTCGACGGCGGGTGGACGACCTATTGA
- a CDS encoding branched-chain amino acid ABC transporter permease has translation MKKLSLPWIIVPAAIALLFPLVTSDQYLLHIGVLVLMYIGITVAWNILAFGGILSLGHAAFFGLGAYTVAILYVDFGVNPWIGIVAGGLVAGLGSLFLAIPMVRLRGPFFTLATLAFVEVLRLLAIWAVPVTNGSVGITTPADEGFLYIAFQDREPYYYIVMAMAVLAIWASIWIYRSKLGYHLRAIASDEEAVQALGVKTNRIKVLALVISASMTGVFGAFAAIYFFVIDPATQFNASLYSIQPALNGIIGGMGTIAGPIVGAIVMTPLGEWLRVTFSGAAQGVNFMIYGIVLIVMVRMLPGGLVDGYHAVIRRLKGKKRPEPAAEAAASTDKKENER, from the coding sequence ATGAAAAAACTGTCACTCCCTTGGATCATCGTCCCGGCAGCAATTGCGCTACTGTTTCCCCTCGTCACCTCAGATCAGTATTTGCTCCACATCGGCGTACTCGTGCTGATGTACATCGGGATTACTGTCGCGTGGAACATCCTCGCGTTCGGCGGAATACTCTCTCTGGGACACGCGGCCTTTTTCGGATTGGGCGCCTATACGGTGGCGATCCTGTACGTGGACTTTGGCGTCAACCCGTGGATCGGGATCGTCGCCGGCGGCCTCGTGGCGGGGCTGGGATCTTTGTTCCTGGCGATCCCCATGGTGCGCTTGCGCGGGCCGTTCTTCACCCTGGCCACCCTGGCCTTTGTCGAGGTACTCCGCCTGTTGGCTATCTGGGCAGTTCCCGTGACTAACGGATCCGTAGGTATCACCACTCCCGCCGATGAGGGCTTCCTCTACATCGCTTTCCAAGACCGGGAACCGTACTACTACATCGTGATGGCGATGGCGGTGCTGGCCATCTGGGCCTCCATTTGGATCTACCGCTCGAAACTTGGCTATCACCTGCGTGCCATCGCCTCCGATGAAGAGGCGGTTCAGGCGCTCGGGGTGAAGACCAACCGCATCAAGGTTCTGGCACTGGTCATCTCGGCATCGATGACAGGAGTTTTCGGGGCCTTCGCGGCCATCTACTTCTTCGTTATCGACCCGGCCACGCAGTTCAACGCCTCGCTTTATTCCATCCAGCCGGCGCTCAACGGAATTATTGGCGGCATGGGGACTATTGCTGGCCCGATTGTGGGCGCCATCGTGATGACGCCGTTGGGCGAGTGGCTGCGTGTCACGTTCTCGGGTGCCGCTCAGGGCGTGAACTTCATGATCTACGGCATCGTCTTGATCGTCATGGTGAGAATGCTTCCGGGTGGTCTCGTAGACGGATACCACGCGGTGATCCGTCGGCTGAAGGGCAAAAAACGGCCTGAGCCTGCAGCGGAGGCGGCAGCCAGCACCGACAAGAAGGAGAACGAACGATGA